A DNA window from Bacteroidales bacterium contains the following coding sequences:
- a CDS encoding DUF3179 domain-containing protein gives MNKLIKAASVLILILITYSTFSQIKNPKNIKYNWRTDQTNTIIDPYEIQAVLPRRSFPKLDFPKFISNKEAESHYYKHEPVISIELNGEAKAYPLSILTLHEISNDVIGGVPILPAYCPLCNTAVVFDRRLKVAGEDYLLEFEVSGMLRNSNLIIYDFLTETWWQHLTGEAITGDFAGSKLTYIPSMIISYKEFFERYPAGKILSCKTGSKHEKRYGTNPYEKYDDETGIPYSRFFDEKNIDKRLPAMERIINIKDHEKYKIYPFSVIKKEEVINDKFKSKNIVIFYQNGTVSVLDNTIISKSKDVGSITVFNPKVNNEILIFKKAGNTFEDEQTNSEWDITGLCTKGELKGSQIKPVIHGNHFAFAWFAFYPESEIFTENKTD, from the coding sequence ATGAATAAGCTAATAAAAGCCGCTTCTGTACTAATCTTAATATTAATAACTTATTCAACATTTTCACAAATTAAAAATCCAAAAAATATTAAGTATAATTGGAGAACCGACCAAACGAACACAATCATTGATCCCTATGAAATTCAAGCTGTATTACCAAGAAGAAGTTTTCCGAAATTAGATTTTCCGAAATTTATATCAAATAAAGAAGCTGAGTCGCATTATTATAAACATGAACCGGTAATTTCAATTGAATTAAACGGTGAAGCAAAAGCATATCCGCTGAGTATTTTAACTTTGCATGAAATTTCAAATGATGTAATCGGCGGTGTTCCGATTTTACCTGCCTATTGTCCTTTATGCAATACAGCAGTAGTTTTTGATCGAAGATTGAAAGTAGCCGGTGAAGATTATCTTTTGGAATTTGAAGTATCGGGTATGTTACGAAACAGTAATTTAATTATTTATGATTTTCTTACCGAAACATGGTGGCAACACCTTACCGGCGAAGCAATAACAGGTGATTTTGCCGGATCGAAATTAACATACATACCCTCAATGATTATTTCTTATAAAGAATTCTTTGAGCGATATCCGGCAGGAAAAATTCTGTCCTGTAAAACAGGTTCAAAACATGAAAAAAGATACGGAACAAATCCTTATGAAAAATATGATGACGAAACCGGTATTCCGTACAGCCGTTTTTTCGATGAAAAAAATATTGATAAACGACTCCCTGCAATGGAACGAATAATAAATATAAAAGATCATGAAAAATATAAAATATATCCGTTTTCTGTTATTAAAAAGGAAGAAGTAATAAATGATAAATTCAAAAGTAAAAACATAGTAATATTTTATCAAAACGGAACTGTTTCAGTTTTGGATAACACAATAATATCCAAATCAAAAGATGTTGGTTCAATAACAGTTTTTAATCCTAAAGTAAACAATGAAATATTAATTTTCAAAAAAGCCGGAAATACATTTGAAGATGAACAAACAAATTCAGAATGGGATATTACCGGATTATGTACCAAAGGTGAATTAAAAGGTTCTCAAATAAAACCTGTTATTCACGGAAACCATTTTGCTTTTGCATGGTTTGCTTTTTATCCTGAATCTGAAATTTTTACAGAGAATAAAACAGACTAA